The following are from one region of the Erwinia billingiae Eb661 genome:
- a CDS encoding YodC family protein, with protein sequence MIMVSQEVQLKSGGPAMVVTGYASGMVECRWYDGHSVRREAFREEELSPLLTGESQLAS encoded by the coding sequence ATGATCATGGTCAGTCAGGAAGTGCAGCTTAAAAGTGGTGGTCCGGCGATGGTGGTGACAGGCTATGCCAGTGGCATGGTTGAGTGTCGCTGGTATGACGGTCACAGCGTTCGTCGCGAAGCCTTCAGGGAGGAAGAACTCTCACCTTTGCTCACTGGCGAGAGCCAACTTGCCAGCTAG
- a CDS encoding DUF808 domain-containing protein, producing MAGTSLLTLLDDIATLLDDISVMGKVAVKKTAGVLGDDLSLNAQQVSGVKANRELPVVWGVAKGSFLNKLILVPLALVISAFAPWAITPLLMVGGAYLCYEGFEKVLHSLHKDKSANTPEAREARIKKLSQQNAAEFEKKKVKGAIRTDFILSAEIVAITLGIVSEAPLMNQVLILAGVAILVTVGVYGIVAGIVKIDDLGMWLQEKSSAVAKAIGGALLAMAPWMMKILTVVGTIAMFLVGGGIIAHGVPAIHHFIEHYTADFAGLLASVMSNLAHLVLGLIVGSIVLLVVNLVARMRGKSV from the coding sequence TTGGCAGGAACGAGCTTACTGACACTTTTGGACGATATTGCCACGCTGCTGGATGATATTTCGGTAATGGGGAAGGTGGCGGTAAAGAAGACCGCTGGCGTGCTTGGGGACGATCTTTCGCTGAACGCGCAGCAGGTTAGCGGCGTTAAGGCCAATCGCGAACTTCCCGTGGTCTGGGGCGTCGCCAAAGGATCTTTCCTCAATAAGCTGATCCTGGTGCCGCTGGCGTTGGTGATCAGTGCGTTTGCGCCCTGGGCAATCACCCCTTTGCTGATGGTTGGCGGGGCTTACCTGTGTTACGAAGGCTTCGAGAAGGTGCTGCACAGTCTGCACAAGGACAAGTCGGCGAACACCCCGGAGGCGAGAGAAGCGCGCATCAAAAAACTCTCCCAGCAAAATGCGGCAGAGTTTGAGAAGAAGAAGGTCAAAGGCGCGATTCGGACCGACTTCATTCTGTCGGCAGAAATTGTCGCCATTACTCTGGGCATCGTCTCTGAAGCACCGTTAATGAACCAGGTGTTAATACTGGCGGGCGTGGCCATTTTGGTGACGGTGGGCGTGTACGGGATTGTGGCCGGCATCGTGAAAATTGACGATCTGGGCATGTGGCTGCAGGAGAAATCCTCGGCGGTGGCGAAAGCCATTGGCGGTGCACTGCTGGCGATGGCGCCGTGGATGATGAAGATCCTGACCGTGGTGGGCACCATTGCCATGTTCCTGGTTGGCGGTGGCATCATTGCCCATGGCGTGCCGGCCATTCATCACTTTATCGAGCATTACACCGCTGATTTTGCCGGGCTACTTGCCTCGGTAATGAGCAATCTGGCGCACCTGGTACTGGGCCTGATTGTGGGGTCAATCGTGCTGTTGGTGGTGAATTTGGTTGCCAGGATGCGGGGTAAATCAGTATAA
- the yedA gene encoding drug/metabolite exporter YedA, with protein MLRRAPALLPLLAALFALYFIWGSTYFVIKVGVASWPPMMLAGLRFLLAGVVLLVFLLLRGEKLPGWRPALNAALVGIMLLAIGNGAVTVAEHQNVPSGIAAVMVATVPLFAMCFSRLFGIQTRWIEWLGIAVGLVGIVLLNSGGHLGGNPWGALMILLGSLSWAFGSVWGSRINLPHGMMAGAVEMLTAGIVLLIASTVSGEHLTTRPGIEGLLALGYLSLFGSVIAINAYMYLIRNVPPAIATSYAYVNPVVAVLLGIGFGGESLTSREWLALGIIVLAVILVTLGKYLFPAKPTVKPCVLGE; from the coding sequence ATGTTACGCCGTGCTCCTGCCCTGCTGCCGCTGTTGGCCGCGCTGTTCGCCCTCTACTTTATCTGGGGATCGACCTACTTCGTGATTAAAGTGGGCGTTGCCAGCTGGCCGCCGATGATGCTGGCAGGTCTGCGTTTTCTGCTGGCCGGTGTCGTGTTGCTGGTGTTCCTGCTGCTGCGTGGCGAAAAACTGCCAGGCTGGCGTCCTGCGCTAAACGCCGCCCTGGTCGGCATCATGCTGCTGGCGATTGGTAACGGTGCGGTGACGGTGGCTGAGCACCAGAATGTCCCTTCCGGCATTGCAGCGGTGATGGTGGCGACGGTGCCGCTGTTTGCGATGTGCTTTAGCCGACTGTTCGGCATTCAGACCCGCTGGATTGAGTGGTTGGGGATTGCCGTTGGGCTGGTTGGCATCGTGCTGCTGAATAGCGGCGGCCATCTGGGGGGAAATCCCTGGGGCGCGCTGATGATCCTACTGGGCTCATTAAGCTGGGCGTTTGGATCCGTCTGGGGCTCACGCATCAATCTGCCACACGGCATGATGGCAGGTGCGGTGGAAATGCTGACCGCTGGTATCGTCCTGCTGATCGCCAGCACCGTAAGCGGTGAGCATCTGACCACCCGTCCGGGGATTGAAGGATTGCTGGCACTGGGTTATCTGAGCTTGTTTGGCTCGGTGATCGCCATTAACGCCTATATGTACCTGATCCGCAATGTGCCGCCGGCCATCGCCACCAGCTACGCCTATGTGAATCCGGTGGTGGCCGTGCTGCTGGGGATTGGATTTGGCGGTGAGAGCCTGACGTCAAGAGAGTGGCTGGCATTAGGGATTATTGTGCTGGCGGTCATTCTGGTGACGCTGGGCAAGTATCTGTTCCCGGCCAAGCCCACCGTAAAGCCTTGCGTATTGGGCGAGTAA
- a CDS encoding very short patch repair endonuclease codes for MADVHSSEIRSKNMRAIRTRDTAIETRLAELLTGLGLHYRVQDKALPGRPDFVLDEYHTIIFVHGCFWHKHHCHLFKVPATRTAFWLGKIDSNVARDKRYIAELSAAGWKVLLVWECALRGKTRLEEDAMTSRLEEWICAGKGNGEIDSQGIRQI; via the coding sequence ATGGCCGACGTTCACTCCTCTGAAATCCGCAGCAAAAACATGCGCGCGATCCGCACGCGCGATACGGCGATTGAAACCCGGCTGGCAGAGTTGCTGACCGGCCTTGGCTTGCACTATCGGGTGCAGGACAAGGCGCTGCCGGGCCGGCCCGATTTTGTGCTGGATGAGTATCACACCATTATCTTCGTCCACGGCTGTTTCTGGCACAAACACCATTGCCATCTGTTTAAGGTCCCGGCGACGCGGACGGCATTTTGGCTGGGGAAAATCGACAGCAATGTCGCGCGAGATAAGCGCTATATTGCCGAATTGAGCGCGGCGGGCTGGAAGGTGTTGCTGGTGTGGGAATGCGCGTTGCGGGGCAAAACGCGGCTGGAAGAAGACGCGATGACCAGCCGGCTGGAAGAGTGGATCTGTGCCGGAAAGGGAAACGGAGAGATCGATTCCCAGGGGATCCGGCAGATTTAA
- a CDS encoding DNA cytosine methyltransferase: protein MSEFDSVALPLAEQASQQKFDQDCELLHSVLAIYDQKRVLAELQQASQHGWTRDSLSRWMSGKSAATPLTEAEHQALSQLLPTPPAHHPHYAFRFIDLFAGIGGIRSGFEAIGGQCVFTSEWNKYSVRTYKANWYCDPDAHRFNQDIRDVTLSGNPAVSEQQAYQHIDKQVPDHDVLLAGFPCQPFSLAGVSKKNALGRAHGFECEAQGTLFFDVARIITAKKPAIFVLENVKNLKSHDKGKTFRIIMDTLDELGYDVADADASGAGDPKIIDGKHFLPQHRERIVLVGMRRDLKLPEFTLKALSTLYPKQRIPLRALMEPEVDSKYILTPTLWKYLYNYAKKHQAKGNGFGYGLVDPQVETGVVRTLSARYYKDGSEILIDRGWDRQLGEVDFDQPENQLRRPRRLTPRECARLMGFEAPGSYRFRIPVSDTQSYRQFGNSVVVPAFAAVAKLLQPWIALAVKQR from the coding sequence ATGAGCGAGTTTGACAGCGTGGCGCTGCCGTTAGCCGAACAGGCAAGCCAGCAGAAATTTGATCAGGACTGCGAGTTACTGCACAGCGTGCTGGCGATTTATGACCAAAAACGGGTCCTGGCGGAATTACAGCAAGCCAGCCAGCATGGCTGGACGCGCGACAGCCTGAGTCGCTGGATGAGCGGTAAAAGCGCCGCAACGCCGCTGACTGAAGCCGAACATCAGGCGCTAAGCCAGCTGCTGCCGACACCTCCCGCTCATCATCCGCATTATGCCTTCCGCTTTATCGATCTGTTTGCCGGCATCGGCGGCATTCGCAGTGGCTTTGAGGCCATTGGCGGCCAGTGCGTGTTCACCAGCGAGTGGAACAAATATTCGGTCAGAACCTATAAAGCCAACTGGTATTGCGATCCTGACGCACACCGCTTTAATCAGGATATCCGCGACGTCACCCTGAGCGGCAATCCGGCGGTGAGTGAGCAGCAGGCTTATCAACATATCGATAAGCAGGTGCCTGACCATGATGTGCTGCTGGCCGGATTCCCCTGCCAGCCGTTTTCACTGGCCGGCGTGTCGAAGAAAAATGCGCTGGGCCGCGCCCATGGATTTGAATGTGAAGCGCAGGGCACGCTGTTTTTCGACGTGGCGAGGATTATCACCGCCAAAAAGCCGGCGATCTTCGTGCTGGAAAACGTCAAAAATCTGAAGAGCCACGATAAGGGTAAAACCTTCCGCATCATCATGGACACGCTGGATGAGCTGGGCTATGACGTGGCAGATGCCGACGCCAGCGGCGCCGGGGATCCCAAGATCATTGATGGCAAACATTTCCTGCCGCAGCATCGCGAACGTATTGTGCTGGTCGGGATGCGTCGCGATCTGAAACTGCCGGAATTCACCCTGAAGGCGCTGTCCACGCTTTATCCCAAACAGCGCATCCCGCTACGGGCCTTAATGGAGCCCGAGGTTGACTCCAAATACATTCTGACGCCGACCTTATGGAAATACCTTTATAACTACGCCAAAAAGCATCAGGCAAAGGGTAACGGCTTTGGCTATGGCCTGGTCGATCCGCAGGTGGAAACCGGCGTGGTGCGTACGCTCTCCGCGCGCTATTACAAAGACGGCTCTGAAATTCTTATCGATCGCGGATGGGATCGTCAGCTGGGTGAAGTCGATTTTGACCAGCCCGAAAATCAGCTGCGCCGTCCGCGCCGTCTGACGCCAAGAGAGTGCGCCAGGCTGATGGGCTTCGAAGCGCCGGGCAGTTACCGCTTCCGCATTCCGGTTTCAGATACCCAGTCTTACCGCCAGTTCGGTAATTCGGTGGTCGTGCCGGCGTTTGCGGCGGTGGCTAAGCTGCTCCAGCCGTGGATAGCGTTGGCGGTGAAGCAGCGTTAA
- a CDS encoding phosphohydrolase, with the protein MSLINWQLRFESWLHETWPQDDKAHDVAHLRRVWQTAQRIMNGTEADELVVLTGCYFHDIVNLPKNHPERHLASAQAAVETRRVLREVFPDFPKDKYEAVAHAVHAHSFSAGVTAETLEAKIVQDADRLESLGAIGLARVFYVSGALGRSLFDSADPLGRERQLNDTEWALDHFQKKLLRLPDTMQTVEGKRLAEHNARFLVTYMAKLCAELKGDFCALDEDVLREFSPVS; encoded by the coding sequence ATGTCGCTTATTAACTGGCAACTGCGTTTTGAAAGCTGGCTCCATGAGACCTGGCCACAGGATGATAAAGCCCACGACGTGGCCCATTTGCGCCGGGTCTGGCAGACAGCACAGCGTATTATGAATGGCACCGAGGCAGATGAGCTGGTTGTGCTTACCGGCTGTTATTTCCACGATATTGTGAACCTGCCGAAAAATCACCCGGAACGTCATCTGGCGTCTGCGCAGGCCGCGGTCGAGACCCGCCGCGTATTGCGCGAGGTCTTTCCTGATTTCCCCAAAGACAAATACGAAGCGGTGGCCCACGCGGTTCATGCTCACAGCTTCAGTGCCGGCGTAACCGCTGAAACGCTGGAAGCAAAGATCGTGCAGGATGCCGACCGTCTGGAATCATTAGGCGCGATTGGATTAGCGCGGGTGTTTTATGTTTCTGGCGCGCTGGGGCGTTCACTGTTCGACAGTGCCGATCCGCTGGGACGTGAACGACAGCTAAATGATACCGAATGGGCGCTGGACCATTTCCAGAAGAAATTGTTGCGCCTGCCTGACACCATGCAAACCGTCGAAGGTAAACGTCTGGCTGAACACAATGCCCGTTTTCTGGTGACCTACATGGCCAAGCTGTGTGCGGAATTGAAAGGGGATTTCTGCGCCCTCGATGAAGACGTGTTACGAGAATTTAGTCCGGTTTCATAG